The genomic segment ACCACCGTAGTGAGGAATGTATCGCTGTATGCGTCCGGATTGACGCCGTTCTCTTTCAACACCGGTTTGAAAAGTTCCGCAAGTTCCTCATCCGATTTTTGAAGAATATATTCATGGTTGAACCACATACCTTTCTTATAATCGAACTTAGCTCCCGATTTGCTGCAATGGCTCAAATTGAAAAGCCGCACAAGATCGTCCATCGACATCAATTCCTGGTCATTGCCCGGGTTCCAGCCCAGCAAAGCAAGGAAGTTGATAACAGCTTCGGGCAGATATCCCGACTCGCGGTAACCGGAAGACACCTCACCCGTTTTAGGGTCGTGCCATTCCAGCGGGAACACCGGAAAGCCAAGACGGTCACCGTCGCGCTTGCTGAGCTTACCGTTACCTTCGGGCTTCAGCAACAACGGCAGGTGGGCAAAAGCCGGCATCGTATCTTCCCAGCCGAAAGCACGATACAGCAGAACGTGCAACGGAGCCGAAGGCAACCACTCCTCACCGCGAATCACATGGGAAACCTCCATCAGATGGTCGTCCACAATGTTTGCCAAATGGTAAGTGGGCAGTTCGTCTGCCGATTTATAAAGAACTTTATCATCAAGGATAGATGAATTGATCACCACTTCGCCGCGAATCAGGTCGTTCACATGCACATTCTCATCGGGCTCTATCTTGAAACGAACCACATACTGCCTGCCTTCGGCAATCAACGCGTCCACCTCTTCTTTGGAAAGCGTCAGCGAATTGCGCATTTGCATACGCGTAGAGGCATCATACTGGAAATTGGCTATCTCCGCACGCTTGGCATCCAGCTCTTCAGGAGTATCGAAGGCGATGTAAGCCT from the Bacteroides eggerthii genome contains:
- the gltX gene encoding glutamate--tRNA ligase, with the protein product MTERKVRVRFAPSPTGALHIGGVRTALYNYLFARQHGGDLIFRIEDTDSNRFVPGAEEYILESFKWLGIPFDEGVSFGGEHGPYRQSERREIYKKYVQVLLDAGKAYIAFDTPEELDAKRAEIANFQYDASTRMQMRNSLTLSKEEVDALIAEGRQYVVRFKIEPDENVHVNDLIRGEVVINSSILDDKVLYKSADELPTYHLANIVDDHLMEVSHVIRGEEWLPSAPLHVLLYRAFGWEDTMPAFAHLPLLLKPEGNGKLSKRDGDRLGFPVFPLEWHDPKTGEVSSGYRESGYLPEAVINFLALLGWNPGNDQELMSMDDLVRLFNLSHCSKSGAKFDYKKGMWFNHEYILQKSDEELAELFKPVLKENGVNPDAYSDTFLTTVVSLVKGRVNFVKELWDQARFFFTAPRQYAEKDVKKRWSEDTPRIMEELMEVLRGIEDFSSKPSEDIVIGWITEKGYHMGNVMNAFRLAVVGECKGPHMFDITALLGKEETLARIQRAIETLK